In one window of Eggerthella guodeyinii DNA:
- a CDS encoding FAD-dependent oxidoreductase, which yields MQDLTRRGFLTAAAATAATAAIAGMAGCAPQDAQTKQDAEAASAKTRWSWETKPEPIPAGDIAETIETDVCVVGFGATGAPAALAAAQSGAKCVVLQKESTVVTNGWSAAAFGSRRFLEAGQTYNLGEIYAQFAELSNGRDNPRVVRLFLERSGEVMDYLLDQTPEQEPVLLESGHTFGWYINNDMSTRYDQFKKLLENMAGKAEAAGAQVLYKTPAVQLVQDESGRVTGVIGERSDGSYVQVNAAKGVVMATGDLSDDEEMVECYTPILKGVQNMHGAPCNTGDGFKMALWAGASIDSAPHCIMMHFDPTWMPEGNAPYSGIPWLRVNLKGERFANENLGYQSVVTSVRLQPEQTAFQITDANWAVHASVDDYQHPNSHSRHTTNPQADWDDAIKRGAIVQADTLEELADACGIQKDAFLKTVARYNELVDKGVDEDLGVRGDYLSWNAIKEPPFYALKRMPGVLATVGGLTVNEKLEVLDTAGEPIPGLYAGGDASGSYYGDDYPLFITGGSLGRAFAFGVLAVRSALGKLDEPLDGLGASA from the coding sequence ATGCAGGACTTGACGCGCAGGGGGTTTCTGACGGCTGCGGCGGCGACGGCGGCCACGGCGGCGATCGCGGGCATGGCGGGGTGCGCGCCGCAGGATGCGCAGACGAAACAGGATGCCGAGGCTGCGAGCGCGAAGACGCGCTGGAGCTGGGAGACGAAGCCCGAGCCCATCCCCGCGGGCGACATCGCCGAGACGATCGAAACCGACGTCTGCGTGGTGGGCTTCGGCGCGACGGGCGCGCCGGCGGCGTTGGCTGCGGCGCAGAGCGGCGCGAAGTGCGTCGTGCTGCAGAAGGAGAGCACGGTGGTGACGAACGGGTGGAGCGCCGCCGCGTTCGGGTCGCGCCGCTTCCTCGAGGCGGGGCAGACCTACAACCTGGGGGAGATCTACGCGCAGTTCGCCGAACTGTCGAACGGCCGCGACAACCCGCGCGTCGTGCGCCTGTTCCTCGAGCGCAGCGGCGAGGTGATGGACTACCTGCTCGACCAGACGCCCGAGCAGGAGCCCGTGCTGCTGGAGAGCGGCCACACGTTCGGCTGGTACATCAACAACGACATGTCCACGCGCTACGACCAGTTCAAGAAGCTGCTCGAGAACATGGCCGGCAAGGCCGAGGCCGCGGGCGCGCAGGTGCTGTACAAGACGCCGGCCGTGCAGCTCGTGCAGGATGAGAGCGGGAGGGTGACCGGCGTCATCGGCGAGCGCTCCGACGGCAGCTACGTGCAGGTGAACGCAGCGAAGGGCGTGGTCATGGCCACGGGCGACCTCTCCGACGACGAGGAGATGGTGGAGTGCTACACGCCCATCCTCAAGGGCGTGCAGAACATGCACGGCGCGCCGTGCAACACCGGCGACGGCTTCAAGATGGCGCTGTGGGCCGGCGCGTCCATCGACAGCGCGCCGCACTGCATCATGATGCACTTCGATCCCACGTGGATGCCCGAGGGCAACGCGCCGTACTCCGGCATCCCCTGGCTGCGCGTGAACCTCAAAGGCGAGCGGTTCGCGAACGAGAACCTGGGCTACCAGAGCGTCGTCACCTCGGTGCGCCTCCAGCCCGAGCAGACCGCCTTCCAGATCACCGACGCGAACTGGGCCGTGCATGCCTCGGTGGACGACTACCAGCACCCGAACAGCCACAGCCGCCACACCACCAACCCGCAGGCCGATTGGGACGACGCCATCAAGCGCGGCGCCATCGTGCAGGCCGACACGCTCGAGGAGCTGGCCGACGCATGCGGCATCCAGAAGGACGCCTTCCTCAAGACGGTGGCCCGCTACAACGAGCTGGTGGACAAGGGCGTGGACGAGGATCTGGGCGTGCGCGGCGACTACCTGTCCTGGAACGCCATCAAGGAGCCGCCGTTCTACGCGCTCAAGCGCATGCCGGGCGTGCTGGCCACGGTGGGCGGTCTGACCGTGAACGAGAAGCTGGAAGTGCTCGACACGGCCGGCGAGCCCATCCCCGGCCTGTACGCCGGCGGCGACGCATCGGGCTCCTACTACGGCGACGACTACCCGCTGTTCATCACGGGCGGCTCGCTCGGCCGCGCGTTCGCCTTCGGCGTGCTGGCCGTGCGCTCGGCCCTCGGCAAGCTCGACGAACCCCTCGACGGCCTGGGCGCGAGCGCCTAG
- a CDS encoding helix-turn-helix transcriptional regulator: MDRPKGKALGMPFCFTGMGMFRAWTETVYANGTIDFPAQTATGLGYTVFDIVAAITLIAMALLSRRIAPLYGKRWMTPLTGFLMIASASLNFFSLYAPSCAAAVGLPAVLFGGVGIAFIILLWSELFGCLNPLRVGLYYSGGIVVGSLILWLFKGLLVPWLWVCACLVPVASLACLQRAYRMLPDDERPHAAWGSFSLPWKPMAVVGLYSFAYGLCEYVFNGMLGINSGLGCVFAAAVVYVGISVKRGEFRFSSVCKLACPLLILSLVPFQAFIPFGSEFSSFFALGSYSLCLIVIMVILSNLTYRYGMNALWLFGIERAVRLLSVQAGIFARGMFDHAAPSPLLDVAAAGIVAVSVIAATAFLLSERQLSSPWGAVLKGAFSNSELAQERNRLGTKCHELADRFALTQREEEILLLLAQRKKPADIERELFVANSTVKTHTKHIYQKLDVHSRKELFGLLGIENAG; the protein is encoded by the coding sequence ATGGATCGACCGAAGGGCAAGGCGCTCGGAATGCCGTTCTGCTTCACCGGCATGGGCATGTTCCGAGCATGGACGGAAACCGTCTACGCGAACGGCACCATCGATTTCCCGGCGCAGACCGCGACCGGGCTCGGCTACACCGTGTTCGACATCGTGGCCGCCATCACGCTCATCGCCATGGCGCTGCTCTCGCGGCGCATCGCGCCGCTGTACGGCAAGCGCTGGATGACGCCGCTCACGGGCTTCCTCATGATCGCGTCGGCCAGCCTCAACTTCTTCTCGCTGTACGCGCCCTCGTGCGCCGCGGCCGTCGGGTTGCCCGCCGTGCTGTTCGGCGGCGTGGGCATCGCCTTCATCATCCTGCTGTGGTCGGAGCTGTTCGGCTGCCTGAACCCGCTGCGCGTGGGGCTGTACTACTCGGGCGGCATCGTGGTGGGGTCGCTCATCCTGTGGCTGTTCAAGGGGCTGCTGGTGCCGTGGCTGTGGGTGTGCGCCTGCCTCGTGCCCGTCGCGTCGCTCGCCTGCCTGCAGCGCGCCTACCGCATGCTGCCCGACGACGAGCGGCCCCATGCCGCCTGGGGGTCGTTCTCGCTGCCGTGGAAGCCGATGGCGGTGGTGGGGCTGTACTCGTTCGCGTACGGGCTATGCGAGTACGTGTTCAACGGCATGCTCGGCATCAACTCGGGGCTCGGGTGCGTGTTCGCGGCGGCGGTGGTGTACGTCGGCATCAGCGTGAAGCGCGGCGAGTTCCGCTTCTCGTCGGTGTGCAAGCTCGCATGCCCCCTGCTCATCCTCTCGCTCGTGCCGTTCCAAGCGTTCATCCCGTTCGGCAGCGAGTTCTCGAGCTTCTTCGCGCTGGGGAGCTACTCGCTGTGCCTCATCGTGATCATGGTCATCCTCAGCAACCTGACGTACCGCTACGGCATGAACGCGCTGTGGCTGTTCGGCATCGAGAGGGCCGTGCGCCTGCTGTCCGTGCAGGCCGGCATCTTCGCGCGCGGCATGTTCGACCACGCGGCCCCCTCGCCCCTGCTCGACGTGGCCGCGGCGGGCATCGTGGCCGTGTCGGTGATCGCCGCGACGGCGTTTCTGCTGTCCGAGCGCCAGCTGTCGTCGCCGTGGGGCGCCGTGCTCAAGGGCGCGTTCAGCAACAGCGAGCTGGCCCAGGAGCGCAACCGCCTGGGAACGAAGTGCCACGAGCTGGCCGACCGGTTCGCGCTCACGCAGCGCGAGGAGGAGATCCTGCTGCTGCTCGCGCAGCGCAAGAAGCCGGCCGACATCGAACGCGAGCTGTTCGTGGCGAACAGCACCGTGAAGACCCACACCAAGCACATCTACCAGAAGCTCGATGTCCACTCCCGCAAAGAGCTGTTCGGCCTGCTGGGCATCGAGAACGCGGGTTAG
- a CDS encoding response regulator transcription factor: protein MKILIADDERDLCDAVRKIVERRGHSCLAVLDGGAVLETYRRERPDLVILDVMMPEVNGFDLCREIRELDAKVPIIMLSAKSDIVDKSIGFAAGCDDYVAKPFNGQELLMRIEAGLRRASISESGEAGRRSRAIVRVGDMEIRLKKNEVLVHGAYVNLTPKEFQIIAFLANHLGEVFTAQSIIENVWGPSYMPESASIAVFVRKIRSKIEDDPSKPRYLQTVWREGYRLGDEGMIGPGEEPSREDAAR from the coding sequence ATGAAGATACTGATTGCCGATGACGAACGCGATCTGTGCGATGCCGTTCGCAAGATCGTGGAGCGGCGGGGCCACTCCTGCCTTGCGGTGCTCGACGGGGGAGCGGTGCTCGAGACGTACCGGCGCGAGCGTCCCGACCTCGTCATCCTCGACGTCATGATGCCCGAGGTCAACGGGTTCGATCTGTGCCGGGAAATCCGCGAGCTCGATGCGAAGGTGCCCATCATCATGCTGTCGGCGAAGAGCGACATCGTGGACAAGAGCATCGGGTTCGCCGCCGGCTGCGACGATTACGTGGCGAAGCCCTTCAACGGCCAAGAGCTGCTCATGCGCATCGAGGCGGGGCTGCGCCGCGCCTCGATCAGCGAATCGGGCGAGGCGGGACGTCGCAGCCGCGCGATCGTGCGCGTGGGCGACATGGAGATCCGCCTCAAGAAGAACGAGGTGCTCGTGCACGGCGCGTACGTCAACCTCACGCCCAAGGAGTTCCAGATCATCGCGTTCCTCGCGAACCACCTCGGCGAGGTGTTCACCGCCCAGAGCATCATCGAGAACGTGTGGGGCCCGTCGTACATGCCGGAGTCGGCGAGCATCGCCGTGTTCGTGCGCAAGATTCGCAGCAAGATCGAGGACGATCCCTCGAAGCCCCGCTACCTGCAAACCGTATGGCGCGAAGGGTACCGCCTGGGAGACGAGGGCATGATCGGCCCCGGCGAGGAGCCTTCGCGCGAGGACGCCGCGCGCTAA
- a CDS encoding ATP-binding protein, producing the protein MNRKEARASRGRRTLIVQYVVLMTCIASVLVVAYSAWSYGQQTRQIEEQMLSEARVLEKSVQATWDFIDYEQPNINYDRDGSYNFKGLYCSLVGKSVGKIFSMSTDYQYTLRYTRNDPRNALDEPDAFEKAALDSFYAEGQEEYYDVVDDGQGGKNFRYVGAIYLTESCMDCHGGPKGELDVTGFEKEGLAVGDIGGAVSITAPAGLYQAGIDLNTGRTVLFFVLFLSVAFGASVLFFRHNVTAPIAHLEDAMVDMGRGNLKVDIDDVGRTRELNDLAEGVRAMAGELDALYTTLEEKVDTRTRQYREANEMLEEQRERIARANELLAETNEKLQEENEYRTNIVAILSHELRTPLTAILAFVDLWETSGEEHSEESRECIAKVKTHSLTLLEMVSNVLDMVRVESGALDIANETIDLVDVVRSVVDVADPIAQNKRIAIVSRIDGDVPLIKGDWSQIEKILGNLMSNAVKFTEEGGRVSFDTTFDAAKSCVVFSVSDDGIGIAQERLDGIFDRFVQADASISRKYRGSGLGLSLVKKTAQALGGDVRVESALGVGSTFTVTLPVEVVEEDEFDEDTDCR; encoded by the coding sequence ATGAATCGAAAAGAAGCGCGTGCGTCTCGGGGGAGGCGCACGCTGATCGTGCAGTACGTCGTGCTCATGACGTGCATCGCTTCGGTTCTGGTGGTGGCGTACAGCGCGTGGTCGTACGGGCAGCAGACGCGCCAGATCGAGGAGCAGATGCTGTCGGAAGCGCGCGTGCTGGAGAAATCGGTGCAAGCCACCTGGGATTTCATCGACTACGAGCAGCCGAACATCAACTACGATCGCGATGGGTCGTACAACTTCAAGGGGTTGTACTGCTCGCTTGTGGGCAAGAGCGTCGGCAAGATATTCTCCATGAGCACCGACTACCAGTACACGTTGCGCTACACGCGCAACGATCCCCGCAATGCGCTCGACGAGCCCGATGCGTTCGAGAAGGCGGCGCTCGACAGCTTCTACGCCGAAGGGCAAGAGGAATACTACGATGTCGTCGACGACGGGCAGGGCGGCAAGAACTTCCGCTACGTGGGCGCCATCTACCTGACCGAGAGCTGCATGGATTGCCACGGCGGTCCGAAGGGCGAGCTCGACGTGACCGGGTTCGAGAAGGAGGGGCTGGCGGTCGGCGATATCGGCGGGGCGGTCAGCATCACGGCTCCCGCGGGGCTGTACCAGGCGGGCATCGACCTCAACACGGGGCGTACGGTGCTGTTCTTCGTGTTGTTCCTTTCCGTCGCCTTCGGGGCCAGCGTCCTGTTCTTCAGGCACAACGTGACCGCGCCCATCGCCCATCTCGAAGATGCCATGGTCGACATGGGACGCGGCAACCTCAAGGTGGATATCGACGACGTGGGACGCACGCGCGAGCTGAACGACCTGGCCGAGGGTGTGCGCGCCATGGCCGGCGAGCTCGATGCGCTGTACACCACGCTCGAGGAGAAGGTGGATACCCGGACGAGGCAGTATCGGGAGGCCAACGAAATGCTCGAGGAGCAGCGGGAGCGGATCGCCCGAGCCAACGAGCTGCTGGCCGAGACGAACGAGAAGCTGCAGGAGGAAAACGAGTACCGCACGAACATCGTCGCCATCCTGAGCCACGAGCTGCGCACGCCTCTGACGGCCATCCTCGCGTTCGTGGATCTGTGGGAAACGTCGGGGGAAGAGCACAGCGAAGAGAGTCGTGAGTGCATCGCGAAGGTGAAAACGCACAGCCTGACCTTGTTGGAGATGGTCAGCAACGTGCTGGACATGGTGCGGGTCGAATCCGGCGCGCTCGATATCGCGAACGAGACGATCGACCTGGTGGACGTGGTTCGATCGGTGGTGGACGTCGCCGATCCCATCGCTCAAAACAAGCGGATCGCCATCGTGTCGCGCATCGATGGCGACGTGCCGCTCATCAAGGGCGACTGGTCCCAGATCGAGAAGATACTGGGCAACCTCATGAGCAACGCCGTGAAGTTCACCGAGGAAGGGGGGCGCGTGTCGTTCGACACGACGTTCGACGCGGCGAAGAGCTGCGTCGTGTTCTCGGTGTCCGACGACGGCATCGGCATCGCCCAGGAGCGCCTCGACGGCATTTTCGATCGGTTCGTGCAGGCGGATGCTTCGATATCGCGCAAGTACCGGGGCAGCGGTTTGGGGCTGTCGTTGGTGAAGAAGACGGCGCAGGCGCTCGGCGGCGATGTGCGGGTGGAAAGCGCGTTGGGGGTGGGCAGCACGTTCACGGTGACCTTGCCCGTCGAGGTGGTCGAGGAGGATGAGTTCGATGAAGATACTGATTGCCGATGA
- a CDS encoding 4Fe-4S dicluster domain-containing protein, whose amino-acid sequence MAMKQVGFYYDQTRCAGCKTCQVACKDKNRLEVGTVLREVRTYQVGAFPSVKMYHFAATCNHCQVPACKDVCPVGAITKNEDDGTVVIDHEACIGCSSCVNACPYGVPRIDEKSGLSYKCDGCIELRAQGYQPACVEACPYRALAFGDIEELKARYGSELVTELPAMGEGKTGPNTLINPRAVAVEELGVPITL is encoded by the coding sequence ATGGCCATGAAGCAAGTGGGGTTCTACTACGACCAAACCCGGTGCGCCGGATGCAAGACCTGCCAGGTAGCGTGCAAGGACAAGAACCGCCTCGAGGTGGGAACGGTGCTGCGCGAAGTGCGTACGTACCAGGTGGGCGCGTTCCCGAGCGTGAAGATGTACCATTTCGCCGCCACCTGCAACCACTGCCAGGTGCCCGCCTGCAAGGACGTGTGCCCGGTGGGCGCCATCACGAAGAACGAGGACGACGGCACGGTGGTCATCGACCACGAGGCGTGCATCGGCTGCTCCTCGTGCGTGAACGCCTGCCCGTACGGCGTGCCGCGCATCGACGAGAAATCCGGGCTCTCGTACAAGTGCGACGGATGCATCGAGCTGCGCGCGCAGGGCTATCAGCCGGCATGCGTGGAGGCGTGCCCGTACCGTGCGCTCGCGTTCGGCGACATCGAGGAGCTCAAGGCCCGCTACGGGAGCGAGCTGGTTACCGAGCTTCCCGCCATGGGCGAGGGGAAGACGGGGCCCAACACGCTCATCAACCCACGCGCGGTTGCCGTCGAGGAGCTGGGCGTGCCGATCACGCTGTAG
- a CDS encoding molybdopterin-dependent oxidoreductase, whose translation MGSLIQEVSGKVLSRRGFVAGSAALAASLAASSSLVACQPGSQQQAEQGAESAEGEGVWISAACWHNCGGRCVNRVLMKDGVVVRQGSDTSHEDSFEWLQQRGCPRGRSQQQQCFGADRLKYPMKRASWQPGGGEASHGELRGKDEWERISWDEAIGYIAEEVRRIYDSYGPRAVVGNGGPGIEQVLVKLGGYLQVTDTSSCGTYSFNVSKLGLPATDLGETNDRFDLKNAETIVVVGGNSVWSSGGTTMNNFNQAVEAGVKFVYVGPSYNATAAYFDARWIPIYPGTDTAFLLGVAYEMLQQDVVDREFLDTYCVGFDADHMPEDATLDENFEGYLLGEYDGQPKTAAWASAICGAPEEDIAWFAETVGKDHKVMLFHNYALARCTSADNVPQLFMTVGAMGGHMGKSGHAMGGAYKTFAGTHGPTLVAYGETGVKAMANPVKEYITAPLLWQSLLDGSFNSTGKAYSNEFNAQDIKQADVKYLSLEGAARVQNTPSSVTAIEAIRRMDFVTCSSHFFNAQAKYADIVLPITTEWERVGGFPGHQRSRETVIVYTQVTEPLYEAKTDQEIGTMLAEKLGLDAKELWPISEKQQFFNQILGCTFVDQAGEDQVLVTITQEDIDAWECEGAPQEGVVGLDEFLKNGCYTIKRAEGDAYVRIGYQDYIEDPEANPRPSDSGKFEIYCQYKADTLNSMGYSPDGTFKPYPNYVAAPEGREGAFVDGVVGGEPSAYPFVVYNPHYLRRAHPVLDNAPWLREAWPNPVFLNASDAAAKGVSDGDTVRVFNAHGATLRTASVTEIVMPGCVGLPHGAWLDYDEEAGIDRAGTDNVLCGTVTSGMGTSGYNNYNCDFERYDGEALAADCTLPQRIVSLD comes from the coding sequence ATGGGAAGCCTCATCCAAGAGGTATCGGGCAAGGTGCTCAGTCGTCGCGGCTTCGTCGCCGGCAGCGCGGCCCTCGCCGCGTCGCTTGCGGCATCGTCGTCGCTCGTGGCCTGCCAGCCCGGCAGCCAACAGCAGGCGGAGCAGGGGGCCGAGTCCGCCGAAGGCGAGGGCGTTTGGATTTCCGCAGCCTGCTGGCACAATTGCGGCGGCCGTTGCGTCAACCGCGTGCTCATGAAGGACGGCGTGGTCGTGCGCCAGGGCAGCGACACATCGCACGAGGACAGCTTCGAATGGCTGCAGCAGCGCGGGTGCCCGCGCGGCCGCTCCCAGCAGCAACAGTGCTTCGGGGCCGATCGCCTGAAATACCCCATGAAGCGCGCAAGCTGGCAGCCGGGCGGCGGCGAGGCGTCGCACGGCGAGCTGCGCGGCAAGGACGAGTGGGAGCGCATCAGCTGGGACGAGGCCATCGGCTACATCGCCGAGGAGGTACGGCGCATCTACGACTCCTACGGACCGCGCGCGGTGGTGGGCAACGGCGGCCCCGGCATCGAGCAGGTGCTGGTGAAGCTGGGCGGCTATCTCCAGGTGACGGATACCAGCTCGTGCGGCACGTATTCGTTCAACGTATCGAAGCTGGGTTTGCCGGCGACCGACCTGGGCGAGACGAACGACCGGTTCGATCTGAAGAACGCCGAGACCATCGTCGTCGTCGGTGGCAACTCCGTATGGTCGTCGGGCGGCACGACCATGAACAACTTCAACCAGGCTGTCGAGGCGGGAGTGAAGTTCGTGTACGTCGGGCCTTCGTACAACGCCACGGCCGCGTACTTCGATGCTCGCTGGATACCCATCTACCCGGGAACCGACACGGCGTTTCTGCTGGGCGTTGCCTACGAGATGCTCCAGCAAGACGTGGTCGACCGGGAGTTCCTCGACACGTATTGCGTCGGATTCGATGCCGACCATATGCCCGAGGACGCGACGCTCGACGAAAACTTCGAGGGCTACCTGCTGGGCGAATACGATGGCCAGCCGAAGACCGCCGCGTGGGCGAGCGCCATCTGCGGCGCCCCGGAGGAGGATATCGCGTGGTTCGCGGAAACCGTGGGCAAGGACCACAAGGTCATGCTGTTCCACAACTACGCGCTTGCGCGCTGCACCAGCGCCGATAACGTCCCGCAGCTTTTCATGACGGTGGGCGCCATGGGCGGCCATATGGGAAAGTCGGGCCACGCGATGGGCGGCGCCTACAAGACGTTCGCGGGCACGCACGGCCCCACGCTGGTCGCGTACGGCGAGACGGGCGTCAAGGCGATGGCCAACCCCGTCAAGGAGTACATCACGGCGCCGCTCTTGTGGCAGAGCTTGCTCGACGGATCGTTCAACAGCACGGGCAAAGCGTATTCGAACGAATTCAACGCGCAGGACATCAAGCAGGCCGACGTCAAGTACCTGTCTCTCGAGGGCGCCGCGCGCGTGCAGAACACGCCTTCGTCGGTGACCGCCATCGAGGCGATCCGCAGGATGGACTTCGTCACCTGCTCGTCGCACTTCTTCAACGCGCAGGCGAAGTACGCCGACATCGTGCTGCCCATCACCACGGAGTGGGAGCGCGTGGGCGGGTTCCCCGGTCACCAGCGCAGCCGCGAGACGGTGATCGTGTACACCCAGGTCACCGAACCGCTGTACGAAGCGAAGACCGATCAGGAGATCGGGACGATGCTCGCCGAGAAGCTCGGCCTCGACGCGAAGGAGCTGTGGCCGATCAGCGAGAAGCAGCAGTTCTTCAACCAGATTCTCGGCTGCACGTTCGTCGATCAGGCGGGCGAGGACCAGGTTCTCGTCACGATCACGCAGGAAGACATCGACGCGTGGGAGTGCGAGGGCGCGCCGCAGGAGGGCGTTGTGGGTTTGGACGAGTTCCTGAAGAACGGCTGCTACACCATCAAGCGGGCCGAAGGCGACGCCTACGTGCGCATCGGGTACCAGGACTATATCGAGGATCCCGAAGCGAACCCGCGTCCCAGCGATTCCGGCAAGTTCGAGATCTACTGCCAGTACAAGGCGGACACGCTGAACAGCATGGGCTACAGCCCCGACGGCACGTTCAAGCCGTATCCGAACTACGTAGCCGCGCCTGAAGGACGCGAGGGCGCCTTCGTCGACGGCGTCGTCGGCGGGGAGCCGAGCGCGTATCCGTTCGTGGTGTACAACCCGCATTACCTCCGTCGCGCGCATCCCGTGCTCGACAACGCTCCGTGGTTGCGCGAGGCCTGGCCCAACCCCGTGTTCCTCAACGCGTCCGATGCCGCCGCGAAGGGCGTGTCGGACGGCGATACGGTGCGGGTGTTCAACGCGCACGGCGCCACGCTGCGGACGGCTTCGGTAACCGAGATCGTCATGCCGGGCTGCGTCGGCCTGCCTCACGGCGCGTGGCTCGACTACGACGAGGAGGCCGGCATCGATCGCGCCGGCACCGACAACGTGCTGTGCGGCACGGTGACGAGCGGCATGGGCACGTCGGGGTACAACAATTACAACTGCGATTTCGAGCGTTACGACGGCGAGGCGCTCGCTGCCGATTGCACGCTGCCTCAGCGCATCGTGTCGCTGGACTAA
- a CDS encoding TorD/DmsD family molecular chaperone, which translates to MEDPRDATEAILRQRTLALMLFRHAYAEEPDETLLELLASEPAVASIEAFAVDGHHELDRLAQTMRSLSHNDDAAQTLAALRREYTTLFIGPEKIVAPFWESVYLDPRELLFLESTTDVRKRYEAEGYRIDAETREAEDGIVYELDFLAHLADRSLEALRCDDRQEFGRLVEVQRSFENDHLLTWLPPFAERAKGARTDYLYPTLCAAVAAFIAVDAALLEELAGTA; encoded by the coding sequence ATGGAAGACCCTCGAGACGCAACCGAAGCGATCCTGCGCCAACGCACGCTCGCCCTCATGTTGTTCCGGCACGCATATGCCGAAGAGCCGGACGAGACGCTCCTGGAGCTGCTCGCGAGCGAGCCGGCCGTCGCGTCGATCGAAGCATTCGCCGTCGACGGGCATCACGAGCTTGATCGTCTTGCGCAGACGATGCGCTCCCTCTCGCACAACGACGACGCGGCGCAAACCCTCGCCGCCCTGCGCCGCGAATACACGACGCTGTTCATCGGGCCGGAAAAGATCGTCGCGCCCTTCTGGGAATCGGTGTACCTCGACCCGCGCGAGCTGCTCTTCCTCGAAAGCACGACCGACGTGCGCAAGCGCTACGAAGCCGAAGGCTATCGCATCGACGCCGAAACGCGCGAAGCGGAGGACGGCATCGTGTACGAACTCGACTTCCTGGCGCACCTCGCCGATCGATCGCTCGAGGCCTTGCGCTGTGACGATCGACAGGAGTTCGGCCGCCTGGTCGAGGTGCAGCGCTCGTTCGAGAACGACCACCTGCTCACCTGGCTTCCGCCGTTCGCCGAGCGCGCGAAAGGCGCTCGCACGGACTACCTGTACCCAACGCTGTGCGCGGCCGTCGCCGCGTTCATCGCCGTCGACGCAGCCCTGCTCGAAGAGCTCGCGGGGACGGCATGA
- a CDS encoding response regulator transcription factor — protein MMGKAKIMLIDDDESLHVLIRRIAGEAGYEFCSATCGEEGLAALAAEKPDLLLLDVMMPGMNGFDVCLRMREEGRRIPIIFLSAKGDIVDKSIGFKAGGDDYVVKPFSSDELLLRIEAHLRRHRDDLAFAKAVSREGSNRTGDLEILFNQYEVRLRGQRVDLTAKEFEILALLAANPGQVFTRGQIYEHIWGGDSEVDESSITVFMRKIREKIEDNPSQPKYLLTVWRVGYKFAERV, from the coding sequence ATGATGGGGAAAGCGAAGATCATGCTCATCGACGACGATGAGAGCCTGCACGTGCTCATCCGGCGCATCGCGGGCGAGGCGGGCTACGAATTCTGCTCTGCGACCTGCGGAGAGGAGGGGCTGGCCGCGCTTGCGGCCGAAAAGCCCGACCTGCTGCTGCTCGACGTGATGATGCCGGGGATGAACGGGTTCGACGTGTGCCTGCGCATGCGCGAGGAGGGGCGGCGCATCCCCATCATCTTCCTGTCGGCCAAAGGCGACATCGTGGACAAAAGCATCGGCTTCAAAGCGGGCGGCGACGACTACGTGGTGAAGCCGTTCAGCTCCGACGAGCTGCTGCTGCGCATCGAGGCGCATCTGCGCCGGCATCGCGACGACCTCGCGTTCGCGAAGGCCGTGAGCCGCGAGGGCAGCAACCGCACGGGCGACTTGGAGATCCTGTTCAACCAGTACGAGGTGCGCCTGCGCGGGCAGCGGGTTGACCTCACCGCGAAGGAGTTCGAGATCCTCGCGCTGTTGGCCGCCAATCCCGGGCAAGTGTTCACGCGCGGCCAGATATACGAGCACATCTGGGGCGGCGACAGCGAGGTGGACGAAAGCAGCATCACCGTGTTCATGCGCAAGATCCGCGAGAAGATCGAGGACAACCCCTCGCAGCCGAAGTACCTCCTCACCGTCTGGCGCGTCGGCTACAAGTTCGCCGAGCGGGTGTGA